One window of the Eucalyptus grandis isolate ANBG69807.140 chromosome 8, ASM1654582v1, whole genome shotgun sequence genome contains the following:
- the LOC104415611 gene encoding dormancy-associated protein homolog 3 isoform X1: MGLLDQLWDDTVAGPRPESGLGKLRKFSTFSSRSNSGKESEGGGRMKAYGDPDATPSEEAAIRVTRSITIVKPPGNQSGTPPVSPAGSTPPVSPSPEVEVEEGGFYSEGDQCPMLTRSRVRFDPGALLLLTTCEL; the protein is encoded by the exons ATGGGGCTACTGGACCAGCTCTGGGACGACACCGTCGCCGGCCCGCGGCCTGAGAGCGGCCTCGGGAAGCTCCGGAAGTTCAGCACCTTCAGCTCCCGATCGAACTCCGGCAAGG AAtcggagggaggagggagaatGAAGGCGTACGGCGATCCGGACGCGACGCCGTCGGAGGAGGCGGCGATAAGGGTGACGCGGAGCATAACGATAGTGAAGCCGCCGGGGAACCAGTCCGGCACACCGCCGGTTTCTCCGGCCGGGTCCACCCCGCCGGTATCCCCTTCGCCG gaggtggaggtggaagAGGGCGGTTTCTATTCCGAAGGAGATCAATGTCCGATGCTTACGAGAAGCCGAGTGAGGTTCGACCCCGGAGCCCTCCTTCTTCTTACGACATGTGAGCTATGA
- the LOC104415611 gene encoding dormancy-associated protein homolog 3 isoform X2, with protein sequence MGLLDQLWDDTVAGPRPESGLGKLRKFSTFSSRSNSGKESEGGGRMKAYGDPDATPSEEAAIRVTRSITIVKPPGNQSGTPPVSPAGSTPPVSPSPMGQASGIYIGRWRWKRAVSIPKEINVRCLREAE encoded by the exons ATGGGGCTACTGGACCAGCTCTGGGACGACACCGTCGCCGGCCCGCGGCCTGAGAGCGGCCTCGGGAAGCTCCGGAAGTTCAGCACCTTCAGCTCCCGATCGAACTCCGGCAAGG AAtcggagggaggagggagaatGAAGGCGTACGGCGATCCGGACGCGACGCCGTCGGAGGAGGCGGCGATAAGGGTGACGCGGAGCATAACGATAGTGAAGCCGCCGGGGAACCAGTCCGGCACACCGCCGGTTTCTCCGGCCGGGTCCACCCCGCCGGTATCCCCTTCGCCG ATGGGTCAAGCATCAGGAATTTACATTGG gaggtggaggtggaagAGGGCGGTTTCTATTCCGAAGGAGATCAATGTCCGATGCTTACGAGAAGCCGAGTGA
- the LOC104415612 gene encoding uncharacterized protein LOC104415612 isoform X1 has protein sequence MRVSDSLAITKLALSIGLLFLSSFDAARQPDGVCVSKGGRFPPFASEGKPPGKVGRGSKGLTLCRVFRKKTCCDVSQTHPALIATRRLTLKGEASEECVQLWELLECSICDPNVGVQPGPPLICASLCDKIFQACSNAYFSMDPKTQVLAPCGVNEVICARASECVSNGTELCLAAGFSVKLDDDRYVGSEEAHCYGGQASLDSISSSWKTADSEMPQESDDHQRLGGMPFSKTVFWAVGGMVLTGGLLVISRRRSNSHYQKIAAIQRSARRLEAQANQKSFNSRSKKGKGG, from the exons ATGAGAGTATCGGATTCGCTCGCGATCACGAAGCTCGCGCTCTCGATCGGCCTGCTGTTCCTCTCTTCTTTCG ATGCAGCGAGGCAGCCTGATGGAGTTTGCGTCTCGAAAGGTGGTCGTTTCCCACCCTTCGCGTCGGAAGGGAAGCCACCTGGAAAGGTGGGCAGAGGGTCCAAGGGCTTGACCCTTTGCCGGGTTTTCCGGAAGAAGACGTGCTGCGACGTGTCTCAGACGCATCCTGCTTTGATAGCGACAAGGAGGCTCACTTTGAAGGGAGAGGCAAGCGAGGAGTGCGTGCAGTTGTGGGAGTTGCTGGAATGTTCTATCTGCGATCCGAATGTTGGTGTTCAGCCAGGACCTCCTCTTATATGTGCCTCTCTTTGTGACAAAATCTTTCAGGCTTGCTCTAATGCTTACTTCTCAATGGATCCGAAGACACAG GTTCTAGCACCATGTGGAGTGAATGAGGTGATATGTGCGAGAGCTTCTGAATGTGTCTCCAATGGCACTGAGCTGTGCCTTGCTGCTGGTTTTTCTGTGAAATTGGATGATGACAGATACGTTGGCTCTGAAGAAGCACATTGTTATGGTGGTCAAGCTAGTTTAGACTCAATTTCTAGTTCATGGAAGACTGCAGATTCTGAGATGCCTCAAGAATCTGATGATCACCAGCGGCTGGGGGGAATGCCATTCAGTAAGACAGTATTTTGGGCAGTGGGAGGGATGGTCTTGACTGGAGGACTGCTGGTTATAAG CAGGAGGAGGAGCAACAGCCACTACCAGAAAATTGCTGCTATTCAGCGTAGTGCAAGGAGACTGGAAGCTCAGGCGAACCAGAAATCTTTCAATTCACGTAGTAAGAAGGGGAAGGGAGGATGA
- the LOC104415612 gene encoding uncharacterized protein LOC104415612 isoform X2 yields the protein MRVSDSLAITKLALSIGLLFLSSFDAARQPDGVCVSKGGRFPPFASEGKPPGKVGRGSKGLTLCRVFRKKTCCDVSQTHPALIATRRLTLKGEASEECVQLWELLECSICDPNVGVQPGPPLICASLCDKIFQACSNAYFSMDPKTQVLAPCGVNEVICARASECVSNGTELCLAAGFSVKLDDDRYVGSEEAHCYGGQASLDSISSSWKTADSEMPQESDDHQRLGGMPFSKTVFWAVGGMVLTGGLLVIRRRSNSHYQKIAAIQRSARRLEAQANQKSFNSRSKKGKGG from the exons ATGAGAGTATCGGATTCGCTCGCGATCACGAAGCTCGCGCTCTCGATCGGCCTGCTGTTCCTCTCTTCTTTCG ATGCAGCGAGGCAGCCTGATGGAGTTTGCGTCTCGAAAGGTGGTCGTTTCCCACCCTTCGCGTCGGAAGGGAAGCCACCTGGAAAGGTGGGCAGAGGGTCCAAGGGCTTGACCCTTTGCCGGGTTTTCCGGAAGAAGACGTGCTGCGACGTGTCTCAGACGCATCCTGCTTTGATAGCGACAAGGAGGCTCACTTTGAAGGGAGAGGCAAGCGAGGAGTGCGTGCAGTTGTGGGAGTTGCTGGAATGTTCTATCTGCGATCCGAATGTTGGTGTTCAGCCAGGACCTCCTCTTATATGTGCCTCTCTTTGTGACAAAATCTTTCAGGCTTGCTCTAATGCTTACTTCTCAATGGATCCGAAGACACAG GTTCTAGCACCATGTGGAGTGAATGAGGTGATATGTGCGAGAGCTTCTGAATGTGTCTCCAATGGCACTGAGCTGTGCCTTGCTGCTGGTTTTTCTGTGAAATTGGATGATGACAGATACGTTGGCTCTGAAGAAGCACATTGTTATGGTGGTCAAGCTAGTTTAGACTCAATTTCTAGTTCATGGAAGACTGCAGATTCTGAGATGCCTCAAGAATCTGATGATCACCAGCGGCTGGGGGGAATGCCATTCAGTAAGACAGTATTTTGGGCAGTGGGAGGGATGGTCTTGACTGGAGGACTGCTGGTTATAAG GAGGAGGAGCAACAGCCACTACCAGAAAATTGCTGCTATTCAGCGTAGTGCAAGGAGACTGGAAGCTCAGGCGAACCAGAAATCTTTCAATTCACGTAGTAAGAAGGGGAAGGGAGGATGA
- the LOC104415613 gene encoding serine/threonine-protein phosphatase PP1: MMMMTMEGIMEKSVLDDIIRRLLEGKGGKQVQLSEAEIRQLCINARQIFLSQPILLALHAPIRIGGDIHGQYHDLLRLFEHGGHPPSASYLFLGDYVDRGKHSLETICLLLAYKIRYPDKVFLLRGNHEDAKINRIYGFYDECKRRFNVRLWKMFTDCFNCLPVAALIDDKILCMHGGLSPELNKLDQIKEISRPTEIPEAGLLCDLLWSDPDPSIDGWADSDRGVSCNFGADKVAEFLDKNNLDLICRGHQVVEDGYEFFARRRLVTIFSAPNYGGEFDNAGALLSVDENLVCSFEILKPAESKASSSSSTSRMILKKPPQLGRV; this comes from the exons atgatgatgatgacaatggaAGGGATTATGGAAAAGAGTGTGTTGGATGACATAATAAGGAGATTGTTGGAAGGCAAAGGAGGGAAGCAAGTCCAGCTTTCCGAGGCTGAGATCCGCCAACTCTGCATCAACGCTCGCCAAATCTTCCTCTCTCAGCCCATTCTCTTGGCGCTTCATGCTCCCATTAGAATCGGCG GTGATATACATGGACAGTACCACGATCTACTGAGGCTATTTGAGCATGGTGGGCACCCTCCCTCTGCGAGCTATCTGTTTTTAGGAGATTACGTGGATCGTGGGAAGCACAGTTTGGAGACGATATGTTTGCTTCTGGCCTACAAAATAAGATATCCCGACAAAGTATTTCTCTTGAGGGGAAACCATGAAGATGCAAAAATAAATCGCATCTACGGCTTTTATGATGAGTGCAAAAGGCGATTTAATGTTAGGCTTTGGAAAATGTTCACCGATTGCTTCAATTGCCTGCCAGTGGCTGCCCTTATCGATGATAAAATACTTTGCATGCATGGGGGCCTCTCCCCGGAGTTGAACAAGTTGgatcaaataaaggaaattTCGAGGCCAACCGAGATTCCTGAAGCCGGTCTTCTTTGTGATCTTCTGTGGTCTGACCCGGATCCTAGTATTGATGGTTGGGCGGACAGTGATCGTGGTGTCTCATGTAATTTTGGAGCTGATAAGGTTGCCGAGTTTTTGGATAAGAATAATCTTGATCTCATTTGCCGAGGCCATCAG GTGGTAGAGGACGGGTACGAATTTTTTGCCAGACGGCGGTTAGTCACAATCTTTTCAGCTCCCAATTACGGAGGGGAGTTTGACAATGCAGGTGCATTGCTAAGTGTTGATGAGAATTTGGTGTGTTCGTTTGAGATACTGAAACCAGCTGAAAGCAAAGCTTCTAGCAGTTCTAGTACATCAAGAATGATACTTAAGAAG CCTCCACAGCTTGGAAGAGTCTGA